Within Candidatus Aegiribacteria sp., the genomic segment GTGTGAATCCGGTCAAATGCTCCTGAATCCCTACATTCCCATTTCCCCTAAGACAGGCCGTTCACTATGCTTCCGATGCAATTCAGTATCTGACTGAACCGGAAATCATTCGGAGGTGACAAACTCCTCCAGCACCCTGCAGTACTGCGGGTAATTCTGTATATCGTTATGAGTCGCATACTTAATGACGACTATTTGCAGGATATCCTGATCAAACTCCGAAATAAGTCTCTCCGTCGACCAGCCGGGTATTACGTCATCCTTCTCTGCCATAATTATAAGCGTCTCTGCAGTGATGCTTCCTGCCCTGCCTGCGGAATCGTAGCGGTCCTTTATCATGAACCTTACCGGCAGAACCGGGTAGGCTGCTCGGGCTACGGTAACCAGGCAGTCGAAAGGCTCTATCAGCACCAGCTTGTCCACCTCTCTCACAGAGGCCAGATAGGTGGCCACACCTGTACCCAGGCTTCTGCCGATGACGGTAACCTTCGAGTGGTTCTGTGATATGTGGTCGTAGATTGCAAGGGCATCCGCGTACAGACCTTCTTCCGTGGGGCTGCCGCCGCTCTCCCCGTAGCCTCTGTAGTTGATCAGGTAGACGGTCCGGTTATCAAAGATAAGTTTAAAGTCGGGGATGTTTGCTTCAGGTCTCTCGGCGTTTCCTCCGAAGTAGATGACAGCTTCGTCACTACCCTCGTTCACTACCCATCCCCTGAGGATGATTTCACCGCTCCGAATTTCTACCGGCTCCTCGCAGGTGTGCAGCACCCCCTGCTGCGGTAAGTAGATGAAAGCTCTCTGGTTCAGATAAAAGTAAACGCAAATTCCCAGGTAAACAACCACTGCTATCAGGATGACTTTTATAAGCGCTCTCCTAACGGATTTTCGTTTCTGTTCTGTTCTCCCGCTACGATTTGTCATATGCATAATTGTAGTTGGTTACTGAAAAATATCCTTTCCCCCGAAGATACCTCTCTGACAATATGAAGGAGAATCTACAGTGGCAATCCGATTCGGCATAATACAAACAGGCGGCGTACGCGAAGACCTTCAGAGCTTCCTCGACTCCGGCCCGTTAAAGTTCCCACAAGATACGAATGGCGGAGCAGATGCTGGAAAGACTTAACTGATCCATTAATCAAATAGAGATTTTATCCTGCCGAAAGTTGTGTGTTCGAGGGAAACCGGTACAAAATCCAACACCAGTTCCGGATCTATCGGACCTTCCTTCGTTCCCATAGAAAATATTGCATAGTCTGTATCATTCTGCAGTATTTGAAAGCCGTAGTTAGGAAAGGACCCATCCACAAAATCCTGAACCCAACCCGTTACATCAATTTCCCACCAGTCATAGGTTGATGGTGCGGTTATGGGGGCAATCCCGGCAGAAGTAGGTTTGTTATTCCAGGTTACGGTCAACTCGTCCCAGTCAGCGTCATTCCTGACAATAAAGATGTTATCCGTCGGAAAATCACCATACGAACCAGTAACCCATAAACGTAGAATGGCGCTGTTGACAGTTGCCCCGGAATAGGCGGACAGGTCGAACTTGATGAGAGAATTCCTCCAATACCCGGAGCCACCACAACCGACCTGGAAACTTATTTCCGAGCCTCTATTAGTATCGGGTGTGTATTCCCACACATCGGCGTCATCAGTTGGGCAAAGTGTTACCGAGTCAGCAATTGTAATGCCCGTGAATATGACCAGAATGAAAACTGTCAAAACTGTATTCTTAAACATGAAATCAAACCTCCGAAAATGTTAGCTACTTACCTTCAATAAATATATCATAATAAATTCCAAGTGCCTTCACTTCTGAAGACATCCTGCCGGCAGGAAACTCCTTCAGCTCTCCCGCATAAAGTCTTTGCCGTGAAGCCTGATCATGCACTTCGGGGCAGAGGCTGTGAGAGAATCTCGCGTTGGAGTGATCTGAGATATAGGACTCTATCTGCTTCCAGTAACCGTCATCATCCCTGACTTTCTTACATGAGGCACAGATTGGAAGCATACCCTGAAGTCGCTTCACATGCGCCTCTTCCATGAAAGATCGTCCCGCATGCTCCCGCCGCATTCGACAAATGTGGGCAACTCTCCTGAAGAAGGTTTGGGATGTTGATGCTCTCAGATGTCCGAAGTGCGGAGGAGAGATGAAAGTCATCTCCTTCATCGAGCAGCCGTTTGTCATCAGGCGCAATACTACTTCGTACATGGCTATCATAGAAGGGACCGAACCCCGTGTCAGAGCGATGGACACACCGCATATTGATGAGAACGGTCTTACCTTCTGTACCGGTACAGGTAAGGATGTCTGCGGACAGCTGCTTGCAAATCCCTCGGTGGAACTCTGCTACTGGAGCATGGAAGAAAAGCTGCAGCTGAGAATTCAAGGAAGAATAAAAATGCTCGATGATAAAGAACTGAAGAAGCATATAGTTGAAACAAGATTCACTTTTCTTAAACCTGTGGTTGAGCAGTTCGGATGGGATACACTGACACTGTTCAGAATTTCAAAGGGTAAAGCAAGAACATGGTCACCCGAGAATCCTGCCCAGATAAACCCGGTGGTCTACGATTTCTAAGGATTCTTCTTATTCAATAAATCGTGCAGTTTACAATTAATCCGAGGTTAGAACCAGAAGATACTCTCCATTTCGATGGGTGGTGATATCAAAAGGAAAGCCGTCTATAGTGAATTCCGTCTCCGCCTGGAATGTATCCCCATTGAGCACAGTGATAACAGTATCGCCATCTTTGAGCGACGCTATATAGAAATAGCTGCCATAGGGGTACGAACAGAGCGAAACTGGCGTTCCTGCTATGGGAAAGTATTCCATGTATTCCGGGACTGGTCTGGCTCTTACAAGGGTAGCACCTCCATCCGAAGAACCCGTTCCCGGATGTATTATGCAGAAAACGCTGTCATTCTGTGATGAGGTGATTTCACCACATGGCATGCCAGTGAATGTTGCAGTGTGCAAGTTGAGCGTTTCAACATCCAGCAGGCATACTGACCCTGTATCATCTGAACAGGCTACCAGAACAAATTCCGGACACGCAGTGTATCCGGATACTGAGGAAGGTGTGTGATACAGGTTGGACTCTTCGATCACTGTGTTAGATGATGTCATTACCTTCCTGATGGTCTGGTCCCCTGAATCGATAACAAAGATGTGGTTGCTGCCATCGGGAGAAACACAGATGTCTACAGGATTCGGTCCGGTGTAGAACTCGTCTATTACATAGTTGTGATTCAGGCTCCACTCGATGATCTTTCCTGCTGGTCCGAGGATATATATCGAGTTGTCCTGCGTAGATCTGATGATTTCGCTGTAACCGCTGCCGGACGGTATTCCAATCAGAAAGGAGCTTTCAACAACCATCGACTGTGAGTTAACTCTGTACAGAACTCCTTCGGTTGTGGCCACCAGGAACTCGTTGTTACCGTTGGAGCAAATTGATCTTGCCCCCTCCAGACCAGACACTACAGTCTCCACCGTGTAGTCGGAAGTCCTTACAAAGCTCACCCCGGAAGTTGCCCCTGTTTCGAACTCAGCAACCTGGTGACATCCGAAAAGGAATGCAAGAGTAATTATTAAGACTATTCCAGAAGAGAATTCCTGTACAGAGGTCATCAGTACATTCAGTAAACGGGATTTCCTGTTCATTGTGTTAAAAGCTCACTCCAAGTCTCAGCATAATATGCCTGGCAGGTGACCAGGTTCCAGGATTCCCGGAAACTCCACCGGGTTCACTGGTTTCCATATAATAACCCGTATCGAAAATCCTGATCAGGTTTTGCCTGTTGAATAGATTGTAGATGGTTAGCCCCAGTTCAATTTCACAGAATCCCGGCCAGAACTGCCTGGTCAGTCCTATATTTGTCTCCATCGTAAAGGGATAGCGTTCCGTATTCACCTGTGGCTGTTCCGATCCACCTGATGGAGGGCTGTAGGGGAATCCACTTCCCCATGTCCAGCTGATGGTCAAGCTGGTTCCTTCAAAAGGCCGAAGCCCTCCCAGCTCAGGTCCCTCTTCCCGTGGTACAACAAGGTTTACTTGAGCGTCAGCGGTATGCCTCTGGTCCCAGTCCAGGTAGCTGTCCTCCGGTGGCGGGAAAGTGAATCCGCTGGATGAGTATCCCCGCTGCTCGACCGAGGAGGAATAGCGACCCTTGGATATCGAGTAAGTGTAGGACATGCTGCCCGAGAGGATACTTCCGGGAAGCCTTAGAAATTTCAGTTCCAGACCCCTGAGAGTGCCGTGACTATCGTCGTTCTCGTATATATAGTATTCCCCGGGGGTCACACTGGAATTGTTCGCCGTTCGGACCAGACCGGTCACATCTTTGTTGAATACTGAAACCGAAATTGAGGAGAGATCGTTGAACCTGTGTCTGAGCCCTGCCTCATATGCAATAGTTCGCTGAGCATCGAGATCAGGATTTCCGATAATGTTGTATGATCCCGACAGGTTGTAGTCTGTACCGTAGAAGAGCTGGTTGAAGTTGGCCATCTGGAAGTAATGCCCGTAGGTGGAAAAGAAAACATCACGGTCGGTTACAGGATGAGATATACCGAGCCTCGGACTCAGCTGGTACTTCCTGGAAACATCGATACTTCCCCCTTCTTCAAGTTCGTACATTGCGGTGTTGGCATCAAACATGTCCAGTCGGATGCCAGGAGTCACCACAAGTCCCCCGGATGATTCCACCTTGGCCATGGCATATAATGCTCCGGAGAATGGATATGCTCTCCACAAGCTGGTGTAGATGTCTCCCTGATCCTCAACATAGACGGAATAGTCGTAAATATCGTAATACCTCGCTTCCAGCCCGGTTTTAAGTTCAATATTACTATTCAGGAAGGAAGTAAGATTAAACTTCAGATTGGTCACGGTGCTGCGCGAATCGAGCCATACATCCGGATGTATTCCTGAATGGTAAAAACCAAATTCATCAGCTATTCTCGGTTGTGGTAGAAAGAAAACGTACCAGTCATTAGGCTCATAGCCTTCGCCTATGTAACCGCCGTTCCG encodes:
- a CDS encoding alpha/beta hydrolase translates to MKVILIAVVVYLGICVYFYLNQRAFIYLPQQGVLHTCEEPVEIRSGEIILRGWVVNEGSDEAVIYFGGNAERPEANIPDFKLIFDNRTVYLINYRGYGESGGSPTEEGLYADALAIYDHISQNHSKVTVIGRSLGTGVATYLASVREVDKLVLIEPFDCLVTVARAAYPVLPVRFMIKDRYDSAGRAGSITAETLIIMAEKDDVIPGWSTERLISEFDQDILQIVVIKYATHNDIQNYPQYCRVLEEFVTSE
- a CDS encoding DNRLRE domain-containing protein → MFKNTVLTVFILVIFTGITIADSVTLCPTDDADVWEYTPDTNRGSEISFQVGCGGSGYWRNSLIKFDLSAYSGATVNSAILRLWVTGSYGDFPTDNIFIVRNDADWDELTVTWNNKPTSAGIAPITAPSTYDWWEIDVTGWVQDFVDGSFPNYGFQILQNDTDYAIFSMGTKEGPIDPELVLDFVPVSLEHTTFGRIKSLFD
- a CDS encoding pyridoxamine 5'-phosphate oxidase family protein — encoded protein: MKDRPACSRRIRQMWATLLKKVWDVDALRCPKCGGEMKVISFIEQPFVIRRNTTSYMAIIEGTEPRVRAMDTPHIDENGLTFCTGTGKDVCGQLLANPSVELCYWSMEEKLQLRIQGRIKMLDDKELKKHIVETRFTFLKPVVEQFGWDTLTLFRISKGKARTWSPENPAQINPVVYDF
- a CDS encoding TonB-dependent receptor, giving the protein MNILTRKTGEISILNRDWLNRLLKENRHYSNIRRSLVISLILLVFGNALAGTTGRIAGTVTSAEGNPLVGASVIVDGTPYGAITDPNGEYFINILTPAEYSLSARMVGMAEVTKEGIIVVADQSTTVDFSLQEQAAGRTVIRVTDQRSLILQDVPSTIYVIDRDEIRLMPVIGLLDVVSRQPGIVSRGGAIHVRGGRAGEVSFLLDGISTQSPLSNAFISTVPLMALSRTSIITGGFPAEYGNAMSGIVNMITRDGGDDFEANLQVRTGEMTEFGYENISRNYSEPSENNNFRSDMINLECSIGGPEPVTTHILPSIGIEIPGEMRFFAAASYIRSGRDLQDSRGYWENNWQNGITASGKLTYRPTGRTRISLLSYYTWRNMGWDEWLWSRYDQAVYINDEIHLGGDPDYALPIKFQENAGATISLTHSFSDIIFMNLSLNQNRTCNWRRVEDRNGGYIGEGYEPNDWYVFFLPQPRIADEFGFYHSGIHPDVWLDSRSTVTNLKFNLTSFLNSNIELKTGLEARYYDIYDYSVYVEDQGDIYTSLWRAYPFSGALYAMAKVESSGGLVVTPGIRLDMFDANTAMYELEEGGSIDVSRKYQLSPRLGISHPVTDRDVFFSTYGHYFQMANFNQLFYGTDYNLSGSYNIIGNPDLDAQRTIAYEAGLRHRFNDLSSISVSVFNKDVTGLVRTANNSSVTPGEYYIYENDDSHGTLRGLELKFLRLPGSILSGSMSYTYSISKGRYSSSVEQRGYSSSGFTFPPPEDSYLDWDQRHTADAQVNLVVPREEGPELGGLRPFEGTSLTISWTWGSGFPYSPPSGGSEQPQVNTERYPFTMETNIGLTRQFWPGFCEIELGLTIYNLFNRQNLIRIFDTGYYMETSEPGGVSGNPGTWSPARHIMLRLGVSF